A part of Primulina eburnea isolate SZY01 chromosome 10, ASM2296580v1, whole genome shotgun sequence genomic DNA contains:
- the LOC140803643 gene encoding uncharacterized protein, producing MCFLGCEEEETEVGRQQAPGSCPYCGGKVHAVDVGSRFRFCFLPVCFRFKRKYSCTLCSKRLVSYDY from the coding sequence ATGTGTTTTCTGGGTTGTGAAGAGGAGGAGACGGAGGTGGGGCGGCAGCAGGCGCCGGGATCGTGCCCCTACTGCGGCGGAAAGGTTCATGCAGTGGACGTCGGcagccgattcagattctgttTTCTCCCCGTTTGCTTCAGATTCAAACGCAAGTATTCTTGTACTCTCTGTTCGAAGCGCTTGGTTTCGTATGATTATTAA